The Malaclemys terrapin pileata isolate rMalTer1 chromosome 24, rMalTer1.hap1, whole genome shotgun sequence genome contains a region encoding:
- the GDF15 gene encoding growth/differentiation factor 15, translating into MRSSMQDFRYTATCLLLLLSGVEPRPHGWAENRRQLETIQRGILDRLGLQEPPVLRQRLDQDGLRRARQLYREKLGQLRGNRSREESQAAAPPRTLHLLTPKLEHRTETSAGSSCYNLVVSRTEAFHQDLSVMRAELRLFEKSLSTQAVSRLNASWPSRVELYQLPEPGQHNGHPKLLHSYVLDATTLSLDLGAAVRNWAASTEQRLHLQLVFAADVSAFLATNRTSQGAETLNLEVETQERLGSRPRKARALEEECRKSDGKCCLKSLKVSFQDIGWSDWVIAPNSYYMKFCEGSCPHNYKPASMHAQIKARMHTLSKETPAPCCVPAGYDPMVLMHYNSDGRLVSTLFEDMIVTKCHCA; encoded by the exons ATGCGGAGCTCAATGCAGGACTTCAGGTACACCGccacctgcctgctgctgctcctctccggCGTGGAACCACGGCCGCACGGATGGGCCGAGAACAGGCGTCAGCTCGAAACAATCCAACGGGGCATCCTGGaccggctggggctgcaggagccCCCCGTGCTGCGGCAGAGGCTGGACCAGGACGGGCTGAGGAGAGCGCGCCAACTCTACAGGGAGAAACTCGGCCAGCTGAGGGGGAACCGGAGCCGGGAAGAAAGTCAGGCGGCAGCCCCGCCCAGGACGCTTCACCTCCTGACTCCAAAGC TGGAGCACCGGACGGAAACCTCTGCTGGCAGCTCCTGCTACAATCTCGTGGTGTCCCGGACCGAGGCCTTCCACCAGGACCTCAGCGTGATGAGGGCTGAGCTGAGACTCTTCGAGAAATCTCTCAGCACTCAGGCGGTCTCCAGACTCAATGCCTCCTGGCCGTCTCGAGTAGAGCTCTACCAGCTGCCGGAGCCTGGGCAGCACAACgggcaccccaaactcctgcatTCCTACGTCCTCGATGCCACGACCCTGAGCCTCGACCTGGGGGCCGCTGTCCGGAATTGGGCAGCGAGCACAGAACAAAGGCTCCATCTGCAGCTGGTATTCGCTGCAGACGTTTCTGCCTTTCTGGCCACCAACCGAACCAGCCAGGGGGCTGAGACGCTGAATCTAGAGGTGGAAACCCAGGAGCGCCTGGGCTCCAGGCCGAGGAAAGCCAGGGCGTTAGAGGAGGAATGCAGAAAGAGTGATGGAAAATGTTGCCTCAAGTCCCTCAAAGTGTCTTTCCAAGACATCGGCTGGTCCGACTGGGTGATCGCCCCGAACAGCTACTACATGAAGTTCTGTGAAGGGTCTTGCCCTCACAACTACAAGCCGGCCAGCATGCACGCCCAGATCAAAGCCCGAATGCACACCCTGTCCAAAGAGACGCCTGCCCCCTGCTGCGTGCCCGCTGGCTACGACCCCATGGTGCTCATGCACTACAACAGCGACGGGAGACTCGTCTCCACGCTCTTCGAGGACATGATAGTCACCAAGTGTCACTGTGCCTGA